A genomic window from Struthio camelus isolate bStrCam1 chromosome 2, bStrCam1.hap1, whole genome shotgun sequence includes:
- the TDP2 gene encoding tyrosyl-DNA phosphodiesterase 2 codes for MEVPAPGPRRQGEKEVEEEEAGGEATRRGERDAEAEEPGHAKRRRGLCSEFAAITGSEAALARRYLAEHGWHLQGALNAYFEAPVRPREEAAAEAQEAAAAAGCVDLTADATTSNTDVNGADSRQQEDDSNFSLITWNIDGLDLANQQDRARGVCSYLALYSPDVVFLQEVIPPYLCYLQKRAGNYTIIPGNIDGYFTVIMLKNSRVKLIKQEIIPFPTTSMMRNLLIVHVNVSGNELCLMTSHLESTKDHSKERMKQLQTVFNKMQKESESTTVIFGGDTNLRDSEVSKLGGLPNNIMDIWEFLGKPKHCRYTWDTNSNTNLDAAYKCKLRFDRIYFRPAAEGGHIIPRSMDLIGLEKLDCGKFPSDHWGLLCHFDVIL; via the exons ATGGAggtgccggccccggggccgaggcggcagggggagaaggaggtggaggaggaagaggccggGGGGGAGGCGACGCGGCGCGGGGAGAGGGACGCGGAGGCAGAGGAGCCGGGCCACGCCAAGCGGCGGAGGGGGCTGTGCTCCGAGTTCGCCGCCATCACGGGCAGCGAGGCGGCGTTGGCGCGGCGCTACCTGGCCGAGCACGGCTGGCACCTGCAG GGGGCGCTGAACGCCTACTTCGAGGCGCCCGTGCGGccgcgggaggaggcggcggcggaggcgcaggaggcggcggcggcggcgggctg TGTTGACTTGACAGCTGATGCAACTACTAGTAATACTGATGTCAATGGTGCAGACTCAAGGCAACAAGAAGATGACAGCAACTTCTCTCTAATCACTTGGAACATTGATGGTCTGGATTTAGCAAATCAGCAAGACCGAGCTAGAGGAGTCTGTTCTTATCTGGCATT ATACAGTCCAGATGTGGTGTTTTTACAGGAGGTCATCCCACCATACCTCTGTTATCTACAGAAGAGAGCAGGCAATTACACAATTATTCCAG GTAACATAGATGGTTATTTCACTGTCATAATGTTGAAGAACTCAAGAGTAAAGTTAATAAAACAAGAGATCATACCTTTTCCAACAACATCCATGATGAGGAACCTTTTGATTGTGCAT GTGAACGTATCCGGTAATGAACTTTGCCTTATGACCTCTCATCTAGAGAGCACTAAAGATCACTCTAAGGAGCGTATGAAGCAACTACAAACAGTATTcaacaaaatgcaaaaagaatCAGAGTCCACCACTGTTATATTCGGAGGGGATACAAACCTCAGAGACAGTGAG GTTAGTAAATTAGGTGGCTTACCTAACAACATTATGGATATCTGGGAGTTTTTGGGCAAACCTAAACACTGCCGTTATACTTGGGACACAAATTCCAATACCAACCTGGATGCAGCATATAAGTGCAAGTTGCGATTTGACCGCATATACTTTCGGCCTGCAGCAGAAGGAGGACATATTATTCCACGAAGTATGGACTTAATTGGATTGGAAAAACTAGACTGTGGAAAATTCCCTAGTGATCACTGGGGTCTTCTGTGTCACTTTGATGtgattctataa
- the ACOT13 gene encoding acyl-coenzyme A thioesterase 13, translating to MGLTTEALREAMSGMLESRGFDRVLRKMKLLSATPGKVVCELKVEEEHTNRGGTLHGGLTATLVDVVSTAALLYTERGVPGVSVDMNITYTAAAKIGEEVLITAQILKQGKNIAFASVDLSNKATGRLIAQGRHTKYLGN from the exons atGGGGCTCACGACGGAGGCGCTGCGGGAGGCCATGAGCGGCATGCTGGAGTCGCGGGGTTTCGACCGGGTGCTGCGCAAG ATGAAACTTCTTTCTGCAACTCCTGGGAAAGTTGTTTGTGAACTGAAGGTAGAGGAGGAGCATACAAACAGAGGTGGCACGCTACATGGAGGTTTGACAGCCACACTCGTGGATGTGGTCTCAACAGCAGCACTACTGTACACAGAAAGAGGAGTGCCCGGGGTCAGCGTGGACATGAATATCAC atACACTGCTGCTGCTAAGATTGGAGAAGAGGTACTGATTACAGCCCAGATtttgaagcaaggaaaaaatattgcatttgccAGCGTGGATTTATCAAACAAGGCAACAGGAAGGTTAATAGCACAAGGCAGACATACAAAGTATCTAGGAAATTAA